The Streptomyces sp. RKND-216 genomic sequence CGCGCAGGCCGCCGGCACGGCCGACGCGATCGTCGACCGCCTCACCCTCACCCCCGAGCGCATCGCGGCCATCGCCGCCGACGTGCGGGACGTCGTCGCGCTGCCCGACCCGGTGGGCGAGGTCGTACGCGGCTCCACGCTGCCGAACGGGCTCGAGCTGCGACAGGTACGCGTTCCGCTCGGCGTCGTCGGCATCGTCTACGAGGCCCGGCCCAACGTCACCGTGGATGCCGCCGCGCTGTGCCTGAAGTCCGGCAACGCCGTGCTGCTGCGCGGCTCCTCGTCCGCGTACGCCTCCAACACGGCGCTGGTCGGAGTGCTCCGGGACGCCGTGGCGGGCGCCGGGCTGCCCGCCGACGCGGTGCAGATGGTGCCCGGCGAGAGCCGCGACGCGGTTCGGGAGCTGATGCGCGCCCGCGGCCTGGTCGACGTGCTGATCCCCCGCGGCGGCGCCTCGCTGATCCGCACCGTCGTGGAGGAGTCGACCGTCCCGGTGATCGAGACCGGCGTCGGCAACTGCCACGTCTACGTCGACGCCCGCGCGGACCTCGACATGGCGCTGCGCATCCTGGTCAACAGCAAGGCGCAGCGCCCCAGCGTGTGCAACGCCGCCGAGACGCTGCTGGTCCACGCCGACGTCGCGGAGGAGTTCCTGCCTCGCGCGCTCGCGGCGCTGCGCGAGGCAGGGGTGACCGTGCATGGCGACGCGGCCTGGCAGAAGGCGGACACCGAGGTCGTCCCCGCCACCGACGAGGACTGGGCCACCGAGTACCTGGGCTACGAGATCGCCGCAGCCGTCGTGCCCTCGCTGGACGACGCGGTCGACCACATCCGCAGCTGGACCTCCGGACACACCGAGGCCATCGTGACCGGCGACACCGAGGCCGCCCGCAGGTTCACCGCACTGGTCGACTCCACCGTGGTGATGGTGAACGCCTCCACCCGCTTCACCGACGGCGGCCAGTTCGGCTTCGGTGCCGAGATCGGCATCTCCACCCAGAAGCTGCACGCCCGGGGGCCCATGGGCCTGCCGGAGCTGACCTCGACCAAGTACGTGGTGACCGGTTCCGGCCACGTGCGCGACTGAGGCCCGGCCGGAGTCCCGGCGCACTGTCCGGTTCCCGCCGGATTCCCGTTCTCCCTGCCCACATCGCCCGATTCGCACTACGCTGGACGACGTGCCGGAGGATGTGGGGGGCCAGCCGTTCCCGGATGGCCAGGAACCCGAGGACGACCACGGAACCGCGGACGAGGAGTTCGCGGCCGTGGTCCTCGACGAGGACTTCGTCCGGGCGGCGGGGATCCACGAGCCGAGCGCGGCCGAGCGGATGCTTGCCGCGGCCCAGTCGCACGCCGAGTCCGAAGTGCCCCGCCCGTACGACGACGGCTACGTCTACGGCCCGCCCCACGACGACGACCTCCACTACGACCCGGACGCGGACGACACCACCCACGGCTACGGCTTCGGCTACGGCCGTCGCCACCGCAGCGGGTACGACCCCGGACCCTACGGAGACGATGACGGCGACGGGTACGGGGACGGTCCGTACGACGCGGCGGCCGGACCGCGGCCGTACCGGGGGCACGTGCGCTGGCAGCGGCCGGTCGCCTGGGTGCTGGCCGTGGTGATGGGTGTGGGCATGGTCGCCCTCGCCTTCGCGGCGGTCTACCGGGGCGCCGCGGGCGAGCGCGACGAGCCGGCCCCGCCGCCGCCGAGCCGCGGCGTCGGGCTCCCCGTCGAGGACCGGGTCGAGGACCGCGTCGGTGAGGCCGGGCCGGGTTCCTGAACCGGGTCCTCCTGGGCGGCGATCACTCGAACGGGTGAACGGCGGACGACTTCTCCCCAGCCCGTGATTCCGGCCGAAGTCGCCCACCGGCGCGCGTTTACCGAGCCCCGCCGGGACCTACCCTTTTCATATGGCAGGTCGTGGCAAGCCTCCGGAGGGGCCGGTCGAGGGCGTCCCCGGCGGCGGAGACGACGAATACCGCTCCGTCGTCTTCGACGAGTCGTTCGTCGATGCCGCGCGGCTGCAGGAGTACTCCGCCCAGGAGCGGATGGACGACGAGGACCACGCCGCCGTCCGCAGCCGTCCCCCGAGCGAGGAGCCGCCCGCCCGCAGCGCCTCGCGGCAGGGCCTGGTACTCGTCCTGCTCATCGTGCTCGCGTTCGGCACCGCCGTATATATGGGTGTGCGCAACCCACTGCCGGACCCCGACCCGCCGCCGGCCCAGCCGGCCCGGATGGCGACCGTGCCGCTCGCGCCGCGCGACGCGGTGCCCGGCTCCACGCCTGAGGACCTGTTCGCACACTCGCCCGCCGCCGCATACCGCACCGGAGCGGACGGCGTGACCCTGCCCTCGACGTACCGCACGGACCACTTCACCGAGAACCAGGTGCTGGCCGCACTCACCGGGGCCAAGGACTACGTCGTCGCCAGCTCCCTGGACCCGGCGGTGCTCACCGGCGGGGAGGTGAGGTCCGTGCGGCTGATGCTGGACCCCGGCCAGGGCGCCCAGTTCGAGCGGAGCGTCGACCGGCCGCGCAGCGACGGCCGGCACGCCCTCACCGGCTGGATGGTGCGCTTCGACCCCGGGCGGGTAGCCCTCGCCGCTCCGGAGGTGCGGGTGAACGGCACGCTGTCGGTCGAGGAGATCCACCGCAACACGCTCGAGGTCACCGCCGACCACGTCTTCGTGTACGCCCTGCACCCGCAGGGCAGCGCCGACGCCTCCGACGCGTCGCTGTTCACCGTGCGTCGCGAGGTCCGGTTCCACTTCCACCGGGAAGACCTCACCGAGCACCAGCTCCAGGTGCGGAGCGTGTCGGTACGGGCCGGGCCGATGGCCTGTTCCGCCGGCCACGCCGACACCCTCGTCCCGCTTCTGGCGGGGGAGCGGGCCGGCGACGACCTCCCGGCCGGCACCGACCCGTACGCGAGGGACGACCCCCGCGGCGCCGTCTGCGGAGTGCTGGCGCGCAGCGCCATGCCCGACCCGGCCCGCACCGGCTGACGTCTCCTCCCCGGCCCGCCGCGGCGGGCCGGGGAGGGCGTCGGCTACGAGGTGCTGCCTGTCTCGTCCTGGCCGCCCTGGCCGCCCGCGGAGCCGTTCTGCCGGCGGCCGGTGAAGCTGTCCCGCAGCTTCCCGCCCAGGTCACCGGCGCCCCCGGCGATGTCGCGGACCAGCCCCATCAGCGGGTCCTTGCTGTTCCGCACGGTCTCGGAGTAGTGGTTCGCGGACTGCCGGAAGGAGTCGGCGACCGAGGTGTCGCCGTCGTCCTCCCGCCGGTCGTAGTGCCCGTCCATGATCCGCTGGTACTCGCGGGTCGCGGCCCATTTGCGCAGCTCGGCGGCGCGCACGGTGGTGAACGGGTGGCTGCGCGGCAGCACGTTCATGATCTTCAGGACGGAGTCCCGCAGGTCGCCGCCCGCCTCGTACTCGTCGGCCTGCGCCAGGAACGCGTCGACGTTCATCTCGTGCAGGTGGTTGCCGCCGGCCAGCTTCATCAGGCCGCGCATCGACGCCTGGATATCCTGGCCCACCAGCAGACCGGCCCGGTCCGCGGACAGTTCGGACTTGCGGAACCACTCGCGCAGCGCGGTCACGATAGCCATGATCGCCACGTTCCCCAGCGGGATCCAGGCGACCTTCAGCGCCAGGTTGGTGAGGAACAGCAGGATGGTGCGGTACACGGAGTGACCGGACAGCGCGTGACCGACCTCGTGCCCGACGACCGCCCGCATCTCCTCCTCGTCGAGCAGTTCGACCAGTCCGGTGGTCACCACGATGATCGGCTCGTCCATGCCGATGCACATGGCGTTCGGCTTCGGGTCCTGGTTGACGTACATCGGAGGGACCTTCTCCAGGTCCAGGATGTAGCAGGCGTCGCGCAGCATGTGATGGAGGTGCGCGAACTGCTCGTCCCCCACCCGCACCGAGTCGGAGAGGAACAGCAGTCGCAGGCTCCGCTCGGGCAGCAGGCCGCTGAGCGCCTTGAAGACGGTGTCGAAGCCGCTTAGCTTGCGCAGCGCCACCAGAGCGGAGCGGTCAGCGGGGTGTTCGTAGGCCCGGGAAGAGATCCCGGGGAAACGGCGCCGCTCCCGTCCGGGCAGGTGCCGGGCGCTGTCGTTGCCTTCTGTCATGGTGCTCCCCCTCGTCGGCTGGAACACCCAGCGTAGTCCGAAGGGCCCGCGAGCGGCCGGGACTGTTCCCGGGTTGCGACGAACGCGCCTCCGCCAGGACCGGGCCTCGCGCCCGCCGTGGCCACTGGGAAGTCCGGGGACCGGTCGGCGTGAGCCCCCGCGGGGCGGACGCATACGATGTGGCGCGGAAGACCGCACGCCCCTGCACACTCTCACCGGGACGGTTCGAAGCAGCCATGACTCTGATCAGCTCCGCGCACAGCACCCTCGTCGTCCTCGCCTCCGGCGGTGGAACCGGCGCCGAGCACGGTGGCGAGCACTCCAGCCTCAGCCCGTACGTCACCGGCGGCGGCGCGCTGCTCGCCCTTCTCCTCCTCCTCTGGATCACCACCCGCTTCAACCGCGACCGCTGACCCGTCCCCGACCGGGTCGCCGGGCCTCCCGCCCGGCGCTCGTCCGGACGGGGCCGCGGCCGGCCACCGCGGCGGCGCCGCACCCCGCCAGGCGGAGGATGGGCCGCGAGGAGAAGAGAGGCTAGGGTCGGCTCGCATGGGAGAGCACATAGTGCCCGGCACCGGCGCACGGCGGCTGGGGGTGATGGGCGGGACCTTCGACCCGATCCACCACGGCCACCTGGTCGCCGCCAGCGAGGTGGCAGCGCGGTTCGAGCTGGACGAAGTGGTGTTCGTGCCCACCGGACAGCCGTGGCAGAAGAGCCACCAGCAGGTGTCCCCGGCCGAGGACCGGTACCTGATGACGGTCATCGCCACCGCGTCCAACCCTCAGTTCTCCGTCAGCCGGATCGACATCGACCGGCCCGGCCGTACGTACACCATCGACACGCTGCGCGAGCTGCGGGCCCGGCGCCCCGAGGCGGAACTGTTCTTCATCACCGGCGCCGACGCGCTCGGCCAGATCCTCACCTGGCGGGACGCCGAGGAGCTGTTCTCCCTCGCCCACTTCATCGGCGTCACCCGGCCCGGTCACGCCCTCGCCGACCCCGGGCTGCCGGACGGCGGCGTCTCGCTGATCGAGGTGCCCGCGCTGGCCATCTCCTCGACCGACTGCCGCGCCCGCGTCGAGGCCGGCGACCCCGTCTGGTACCTGGTGCCCGACGGCGTCGTGCGCTACATCAACAAGCGGCAGTTGTACCGAGACGGGGGAGAGGAGGCGGCCGGGACGTGAGCCAACCCCACGACAGCGACGACCACGGGTGGAACCCGTACGACGGGCAGCAGCCGCGGATCCTCGGATACGACGAGTACGGCCGCCCCGTCTACGCCCGGGACCCCGCCGGACAGGGCGGCGGCAGGCAGCAGACCGGCACCCAGGAGTACGGCTACGGGCAGCCGTACGACGCGGGCGCCTACGGGGGCGCCGGCCAGGGCGCCGGGACGTACGGCACCGGCGGTTACGGCACCGGGGCGTACGGCACCGGCGGTTACGACACCGGGGCGTACGACACCGGGACCTTCGACGCCTACGACCCGTATGGCACGCAGACCGGGTCGATCCCTCCCGTGACCGATCCGTACACCGGCCAGCCGTACGGCGCCCCGGCTGCCCCGGAGAGCTTCGACCCGTACGGTCCCGCCGCCGACACCGGCACGGGGACCGTGCCCGCGCAGTCCCCGCCGCCCGCGGCGGAACGTACGGCCGCCGCACGCCGTGGCGCCGGTCCTGACGCGGACGCGTACGACACCGACCAGTTCTCGTTCGTCGAGGAGGAAGCGGAGGAGTCCGAGGACGTCATCGACTGGCTGAAGTTCAGCGAGAGCCGCACCGAGCGCAGGGAAGAGGCCAAACGGCGCGGCCGCAACCGGAAGCGCGCGCTGGTGATCCTCCTGGTGCTGGCCCTGCTCGGCGGCGTCGGCTACCTCTGGTGGGCTGGCAAGCTGCCCGGACTCGACGGCGGCCCCGGAGCGGGCGGCCCGGCCGCCGGACAGCAGCGCGACGTGCTGGTGGTGCACCTGCGGGACCCGGACAGCGAGGCCAACGCCACGGCGCTGCTGGTCGACAACGCCACCACCGAGCAGGGCACCACCCTGCTCCTCCCGAACTCCCTCGCCGTCACCACGTCCGACGGTTCGACCACCACCCTCGGCAAGTCGGTCGAATCCGAGGGCGCCACCCCCACCCGGGACGCCCTCAGCCAGCTCCTCGGCGCCGACATCAAAGGCACCTGGCGCCTGGACACCCCCTTCCTGGAGACCCTCGTGGACGCCGTCGGCGGCGTGACCCTGGACGTCGACGCCACCGTCCGGGGTGAGAAGAAGGGCGACGACCCGCTGGTCGAGAAGGGACGGGAGCGCGAGCTGGACGGCCGCGCCGCCGTCGCCTACGCGACCCACCGCGAGGAGGCCGAGCCCAGGACGGCCCAGCTGGAGCGCTTCGGCCAGGTGATGGAGGCCGTGCTGGACCAGATGTCCACGGACAAGGCCTCCGCCACCAAGACGGTCGAGTCCCTCGGCCAGATCCTGGACCCGTCGCTCTCCCAGGCGTCCCTCGGCGCGTCGCTGGCCTCGCTGGCCGCGCGCGCCCAGGCCGACGCGTACGAGACACGGGTGCTGCCCGCCGAGCCGGACGGCACGCTCAGCGCCGAGACCGGCGACGGCATGGTCAAGGACGTGCTCGGCGGCACCGTGCAGAACTCCGACCCCGACGCCGCGCCGCGCGTCTTGCTGCGCAACGCCGCGGGTGACGAGGGCGCCGACGACGCCGCGCGTGTGACGCTCGTCAACGGCGGCTTCAGCGTCGTGGGCGCCTCGGAGGCCGACGGGGCCGAGAAGACCTCGAAGGTGCTGTACGCGGAAGCCGCGCAGAAGGAGCGGGCCCAGGCGGTCGCGAAGACCCTCGGTCTCCCCGACAACGCGGTACGGAAGGGCGACGCGGCGGGCAACGCGGACGTCACCGTCGTGCTCGGCCAGGACTACGACGGCTGAGCCGTGGCACCGCACACCGCTGCGCCGCGCGCCCTGCCGACGGCCCCGCCCGGGCCTCGGCGGGGCCGTCGGCGCGGCGTGAGATCCTGAGGGACGGCACCATCCCGCCCACCCGCGACCGAAAGCACTGCCTGTGACCGCCACCGACCGTTCCGTCGAGCTGATCAACGCCGCCGCCCAGGCCGCCGCCGACAAGCTGGCTCACGATGTCGTCGCCTACGACGTGAGCGACGTCCTGACCCTCACCGACGCGTTCCTCCTCGCCTCGGCCCCCAACGACCGCCAGGTCAAGGCGGTCGTCGACGCCGTCGAGGAGCGCCTGCTGAAGGAGCACGGCGCCAAGCCGGCCCGACGGGAGGGCGAGCGCGAGGGCCGCTGGGTGCTGCTGGACTACGTCGACATCGTCGTGCACGTGCAGCACAGCGAGGAGCGTGTCTACTACGCGCTGGAACGGCTCTGGAAGGACTGCCCGGAGCTGGATCTGCCGGAGGACGCCAAGGCGACCCGGGGCAAGGGCGAGCAGGCGGGGGCGGAGGACGCGCCGTGACCGCCGCCACCACGCCCCCGGCCGGTGGTCCGGCCCCCGACGGGCGTTCCGCCCCCACCGGGCGGCGCGTCGTCCTGTGGCGGCATGGCCAGACCGCATGGAACCTCGAGCGCCGCTTCCAGGGCTCCACCGACATCGCGCTCACAGAGGAAGGGGTGGCGCAGGCCCGCCGTGCCGCGCGGCTGCTCGCCGCCCTCCAGCCGCAGGCGATCATCGCCTCGGACCTCCAGCGCACCCGCGCCACCGCCGCCGAGTTGGCTCGCCTCTCCGGCCTGGAGGTCACCCACGACGCCGACCTGCGGGAGACCTACGCGGGCGTCTGGCAGGGCCTCACGCACGAGGAGATCGTCGAGCGCCACGGCGAGGAGTACGCCGCCTGGAAGCGGGGGGAACCCGTCCGGCGCGGCGGCGGCGAGCTGGAGACCGAGGTCGCCGACCGGGCCGCACCCGTCGTCGAGCGGCACGTGGACAAGCTGCCCGAGGGCGGCACTCTGGTCGTCGTCAGTCACGGCGGCACCATCCGTACCACCATCGGCCGGCTGCTCGGCCTGCACCCGAGCACCTGGGAGGCGCTCGGCGGCCTCTCCAACTGCTGCTGGTCGGTGCTGGGCGAGAGCCTGCGCGGCTGGCGGCTGCAGGAGCACAACGCCGGCACCCTGCCGGAACCGGTCCTCGGCGACGACGACTGAGCCGGGGCGCGGATTTCTCAATCCGGCAGGCCACCGGTAAGCTTCTACTCGTTCACGGCGTGCGAGCGCCGGAGAATGCGGGGCTATAGCTCAGTTGGTAGAGCGCTTGCATGGCATGCAAGAGGTCAGGAGTTCGATTCTCCTTAGCTCCACAGCTCGGGCCATTGCGATCCCGTCCTCACCAGGGCGGGATCGTTGCTTTGTCCCCTCTCCTGCGGGCGCCGGTAACGTGGCAGAATCGCCGCCAGGGTGAAGGAGGCACGCCGAGGGAGGCAGGACCGATGCCGACCGCGTCTCTCAGCTGCCCCGCCTGCGGATCATCGGACGTCGCCGTGGTGCTCGGCGACAATGGAGGGGTTTCCTACGTGTGCACGGCCTGCGGCCACACCTGGAGCTGACGGATGGGCGCGCACAGCAGGAAATGCGACTGGTGCGGCAGCGGCACGCCCGTCGTGCGTGACATGGAACCCGCGAACGAGCGCTACCAGTACTGGTGTGAGGACTGCGCGCGGGCGCTGATCATACGCGGCGACCCCATCGAGACCTACCGTGAGCTGGACGGCGAGCCCATCTACGGACGGCTGCTCGACGAGCACTGCACCCTCAAGCGCTTCTACTCCTTCGCCACGGCCTGAAGCTCGCTCCGCGCCCGCACCACCCGCGCGCCCGCGTACGGGCCGGTCCGCCCGGCGGCGCGCACGGCCACCGCCGCCGCGAGCGCGAGGAAGGCCGCTCCCGCCAGCGGGTAGACGGCCGAGAGCAGCATCTCCCCGGCGCCCTGCCGGAGTTCCAGCCGCTCGGCGCGGTCGGGGCTGTGCGGCACCCACCACAGGGCGTACGTGCAGAACACCGCCGCGCAGGCCGCCGTACCCCACCACCACCGGTCGTCGCGACGGTGCAGCGCCTCGGCGCCCAGCAGAACGACGGCCGGCACGCACCACACCCAGTGGTGCGACCAGGAGACCGGGCTGATCAGCAGCGCCGTGAGCGCGCAGGCCGTCCCCGCCCAGGCGGTCGACCGCGGCAGCCGGGAGCCGGCGAGCAGCGCCGCGACCGCGACGCCCAGCCCCGCCACCGCCACGGCCATCGACAGTGCGGTCGCCGCCGCCCCCGGATCGCCGGTGTGCAGGGCTCGGGCCAGTACTCCGTGCAGTGACTGGTTCGCGGTGTCCTCGGCGTTTCCCACGCGGTCCGCGCGGAACAGGATCTCCGTCCAGAAGCGGAGCGAGTCGCCCGGCAGCACGGTGGCGGCCAGTCCGGCCGTCCCGAGGAAGGCGCCGGTGGCGACCGCCGCCTGCCGCAGGTGCGCGTTCCACGCCCCCGCGAGTGCGGTGCGGACGGCAGCCGGTCCTCCCGCGCGGACCGGCCCGCGCAGCCCCGTCCAGCCCTGCCGGCGCCAGGCTTCCACCACGCCCGCCAGTGCCAGCAGCACGACGAACAGCGCTGGGGTGAGCTTCACCCCCGCCGCCACGCCGATGCCGATCCCTGCCCAGCGGTGCCCGGAGCGACGTGACAGGTCCCACAGCACGAGGGCGGCCAGCAGAAGGTTGACCTGCCCGTAGCGCAAGGTGGTCCACACCGGCTCGCACCACACGGCGAGGGCGGACACCGCCAGGGCCGCGGCCGCCGTCGGCTCGCTCTGCGGGCGGCCTGCCAGCCGCAGCGACAGGTGCACCACCAGGACCAGCAGCAGCAGGTTCGCCGCCGTGGCGACCGCCCGCAGGGTGTCGGCCTCCAGTAGGGCCAGCGGCACGAAGAGCAGGGCAGCGAACGGCGGGTAGGTCGCCGGCAGATCGGCGTGAGTGGCGCGCAGCGCGTACAGGTCCTCGCCGCGCAGCACCGCCTCGCCCTGCGCGCGGTAGACCATCACGTCGATCAGCGAGACGTCCGCCGCGCGTTGCGCCGTCCAGAACAGGGCGAAGGACCCCAGGCACAGTAGGCCGCTCGCGAGGAGGGGGCGACGCAGCGGGTACACGGCGGACGACGGTACCGCCCTCCGGGGCCGCCCGGCGCCACGCTCGCGGGCCGAGAACCGATTTGGCGGATCACCGCGTGGGCCGTGTACAGTAGGCATCGCCGTCGCGGGGACACCGCAGGAGACCTGCTCATGTCTCGCGCGTCGGACCAGACTCGGGGCTATAGCTCAGTTGGTAGAGCGCTTGCATGGCATGCAAGAGGTCAGGAGTTCAATTCTCCTTAGCTCCACACACAGGCGACGGGCCGTCTCGCAGAGGCGGCCCTTTTCGCTGTTCCCCTGCGTCGCCAGGCGGCCCCGTGCGTCGACCGGCCGCCTCTCGCGCCTCGCCCGGATGCCCGAATCGCACCGGAAGCCCCTTGTGTCGTGCGGTATCCTGTGCGCATGCGTGCCGTACGCCTTCTGCTTAGCCGGCCGCGCTGATCAGTCCCGACCCCAGGGCCGCGGTGGAAACGGCAGGGTCGGAATCGGCGCGGCGTCCCCTCCTGTGCGAGGGGATTTTTCGTTTCCTGAGCAGAGACGACCGATGGAGCTTTGAGGACGATGAGCGAGACCACGACCGCAGCCGCACAGAACACGGCTCCCCATCGCTACACGGCGGCGCTGGCCGCCGACATCGAGGCACGCTGGCAGGACTTCTGGGACAAGCAGGGGACGTACGAGGCCCCCAATCCCGGTGGCGGCGCGCTGGGCGGTGACGAGGAGACCGTCGCCCGGCCCAAGAAGTTCATCATGGACATGTTCCCTTACCCGTCGGGTGCCGGCCTGCACGTCGGCCACCCCCTGGGCTACATCGCCACCGACGTCTTCGCCCGCTACCAGCGGATGACCGGCCACAACGTCCTGCACACGCTGGGCTTCGACGCCTTCGGCCTGCCCGCCGAGCAGTACGCGGTGCAGACCGGCACCCACCCGCGCGTCTCCACCGAAGCCAACATCGTCAACATGAAGGCCCAGCTGCGCCGCCTGGGCCTGGGCCACGACCAGCGCCGGTCGTTCGCCACCATCGAGCCGTCCTACTACAAGTGGACGCAGTGGATCTTCCTGCAGATCTTCAACTCCTGGTACGACACGGAGGCGCAGCGGGCCCGCCCGATCGCCGATCTGGTCGACGAGTTCGCTTCCGGCCGGCGTCCCACACCCGAGGGACGCGCGCCCTGGGCCGAACTGGACGCCGCCGGGCGCGCCGATCTGCTGGGTGCGTACCGGCTGGCCTACGCCTCCGACGCGCCGGTCAACTGGTGCCCGGGCCTGGGCACCGTGCTGGCCAACGAGGAGGTCACCGCCGAGGGCCGTTCCGAGCGCGGCAACTTCCCCGTCTTCAAGGCGAAGCTGCGCCAGTGGAACATGCGCATCACCGCTTACGCGGAGCGGCTGCTGGACGACCTGGACGGCCTGGACTGGCCGGAGGCCATCAAGCTGCAGCAGCGCAACTGGATCGGCCGCAGCGAGGGCGCCCGTGTCGACTTCCCCGTCGACACGGCGCACGGCGAGGAACACGCGGCGATCACCGTCTTCACCACCCGTCAGGACACGCTGTTCGGTGCGACGTACATGGTGCTGGCGCCCGAGCACGACCTGGTGTCGGGCGAGGGCCACGCCGCCTCCGTCGTCCCGGACGCCTGGCCCGAGGGCACGCGTGCGGCGTGGACCGGCGGCCACGCCACCCCCGCCGAGGCCGTCGAGGCCTACCGCGCGCAGGCCGCCGGCAAGTCCGACGTGGAGCGGCAGGCCGAGGCGAAGGACAAGACCGGTGTCTTCACCGGCGCGTTCGCGACGAACCCGGTCAGCGGCGAGCGCGTGCCGGTGTTCATCGCCGACTACGTGCTGATGGGCTACGGCACCGGCGCCATCATGGCCGTCCCCGCCCACGACAGCCGGGACTTCGCCTTCGCCCGGGCATTCGAGCTGCCCATGCGCTGCGTCGTCGAGCCCACCGACGGGCGCGGCACCGACCCGGCGACCTGGGACGACGCGTTCGTCTCCTACGACGCCGCGCTGGTGAACTCCTCCGGCCCGCGCGTGGCCCTGGACGGTCTGGGCGTGCCCGAGGCCAAGGCGAAGATCACCGGGTGGCTGGCCGAGCAGGGCATCGGCGAGGGCACCGTCAACTACCGCCTGCGCGACTGGCTGTTCAGCCGGCAGCGGTACTGGGGCGAGCCGTTCCCGATCGTCTACGACGAGGACGGCATCGCGCACGCGCTGCCCGAGTCGATGCTGCCGCTGGAGCTGCCGGAGGTCGAGGACTACGCGCCGCGCACCTTCGACGCGGACGACGCCGACACCGTGCCGGAGACCCCGCTGTCTCGGAACGAGGACTGGGTGCACGTCACCCTGGACCTGGGCGACGGCCGCGGCCCGCGCCGCTACCGGCGAGAGACCAACACCATGCCCAACTGGGCCGGTTCCTGTTGGTACGAGCTGCGCTACCTGGACCCGCACAACGACCAGAAGCTGGTCGACCCGGCCGTCGAGCGGTACTGGATGGGCCCGCGCGAGGGCATGCCCACGGGCGGCGTCGACCTGTACGTGGGCGGCGCCGAACACGC encodes the following:
- a CDS encoding class I tRNA ligase family protein produces the protein MSETTTAAAQNTAPHRYTAALAADIEARWQDFWDKQGTYEAPNPGGGALGGDEETVARPKKFIMDMFPYPSGAGLHVGHPLGYIATDVFARYQRMTGHNVLHTLGFDAFGLPAEQYAVQTGTHPRVSTEANIVNMKAQLRRLGLGHDQRRSFATIEPSYYKWTQWIFLQIFNSWYDTEAQRARPIADLVDEFASGRRPTPEGRAPWAELDAAGRADLLGAYRLAYASDAPVNWCPGLGTVLANEEVTAEGRSERGNFPVFKAKLRQWNMRITAYAERLLDDLDGLDWPEAIKLQQRNWIGRSEGARVDFPVDTAHGEEHAAITVFTTRQDTLFGATYMVLAPEHDLVSGEGHAASVVPDAWPEGTRAAWTGGHATPAEAVEAYRAQAAGKSDVERQAEAKDKTGVFTGAFATNPVSGERVPVFIADYVLMGYGTGAIMAVPAHDSRDFAFARAFELPMRCVVEPTDGRGTDPATWDDAFVSYDAALVNSSGPRVALDGLGVPEAKAKITGWLAEQGIGEGTVNYRLRDWLFSRQRYWGEPFPIVYDEDGIAHALPESMLPLELPEVEDYAPRTFDADDADTVPETPLSRNEDWVHVTLDLGDGRGPRRYRRETNTMPNWAGSCWYELRYLDPHNDQKLVDPAVERYWMGPREGMPTGGVDLYVGGAEHAVLHLLYARFWSKVLFDLGHVSSAEPFHKLYNQGMIQAYVYRDARGIAVPAAEVEERDGAYWYQGEKVSRLLGKMGKSLKNAVTPDEICAEYGADTLRLYEMAMGPLDVSRPWDTRAVVGQYRLLQRLWRNVVDEATGEVVVTDDEPDEDTLRALHKAIDGVRQDLSDLRFNTAIAKVTELNNHVTKVARVPRSVAERLVLLVAPLAPHVAEELWHRLGHEGSVVHADFPVADPAYVVDETVTCVVQIKGKVKARLEVSPSVTDADLEAAALAEPAIVSALDGAGIRKVIVRAPKLVNIVPA